The genomic window GGCGCGGCCCGCACGGCGATGGGCAGCGCAGCGGCGGTCAGCACGGCAAGCAGGGCCACGGTCTTGCGGAACATGGGATCTCCCGGGTCGAAGGCGCAGCCACGGTAGCAAACACACTGCCCGCCTGCGCGGATGTCCGCGCATGTCGTCCCGTGGACAGCCGGGCACCCTGTCGACACGACATCGCGGTGGCCCATCGGACGTGCGCGTGCAGCGCAGCAGGACAAACCGGTACCCGCCTGGGCTAAGGTGTCCCTCGATTTTCATCGGCACAGGGACATGACCGCAGATTCCGACGCAGGCTTCACCGGACCCGACGACCCGACCCTGGAGAAACTGCAGGCGCTGGAGGCGCGTGCCTATGCGGCGTTCGATGCCGGCCAGCTGCAGGAGGCCGCAGATCTGTTCGGCGACCTCATTGCCGGCACGCCCGACATCGCCTACCTGCATTACATGCGGGGACTGGCCCACAAATACCTGCGCGACTGGCCGGCCTCGCTGCAGGACAATCTGCGCGCGGAACAGCTGCGCGACGAGTTCGACCAGGGCACGGCATGGAACGCCGGCATCGCCGCCACCGGTGCCGGTGACTGGACCGAAGCGCGCCGGCAGTGGCGTCGCTGCGGCATTGCGATCGACGACGCCGAAGGTCCCATCGACGGCAACTTCGGTGTCGCCTGCCTGAGCCTGGACCCCTGGTCGGACGGCGAGACCGTGTACATGCGGCGGCTGGATCCGGTGCGCGCGCGGGTGGAGAACGTGCCACTGCCGGAAAGCGGCTTCCGCTTTGGCGACATCGTGCTGCATGACGGGGCATCCACCGGGCGCCGGCGCTACGGTGAGCATGAGGTTCCGGTGTTCAATGCCATGCAGCGGCTGCAGCAGTCGGACATGGCCACCTACACGGTGTTCGTGCAGTGCGACAGCGCCGAGGACATCGCCGCGCTGCAACGCATGGCGCTGCCCGGCATCGGCCTGGTCGAGGACTGGACACACTCGGTCCGCCACCTGTGCCTGCGCTGCAGCTACGGCACCCCGCACCGGCACGATGATGACGGTGCGGAGGCCGAAGCGGGCTGGCAGGACGAGCGCTCGCTCGGCATTGCCGCCCAGGGCCGGGTGGCGGTCCAGCACCTGATGGCGAGCTGGGCCGCGGCCGCCCCGGGGCGCGTGCTGCAGGGCATCGAGCAACGCGAGCATCCGCTGTCGGCGCCGCAGCCGGGCCAGGTCTGGTGGCTGGGCCAGGACGATTCCGAAGCCTGAAGCGGACGCGCCGGAAGCCTTGCAGCACAGCGCTTTCAGAATTCTTCAGGGGATTTTCCAGCACTTCATTCCACGCTGTGGCGGCATGGGGCTCCCTTTCGATGGAGCCTGATCATGCGTTCGACCCTGACTGTCTGCGGCCTGCTGCTGGGCCTGTGCATCGCCCCCTGCCATGCCGCGCCGCGCGCACCCGATCCGGCGCGCCTGCAGGCCCTGGAACAGGCCATCGCCCGCGATGAGCTCAAGCAGATCCGCAGCGTGCTGCTGCAGGTCGATGGCACGGTGGTCTACGAAGGCTACTTCAATGGCGCCGATGCCCACACCCTGCACGACGTCCGCTCGGCCAGCAAAAGCGTGACTGCATTGCTGGTCGGTGCGGCCATCGGCGATGGCCATCTGCCGGGGCTGCAGGCCCGCGTCTACGACTACTTCCCCGACTTCACCGCCCGCCACGAGGTGGACCCGCGCCTGCGCGGCACCACTGTCGAAGATCTGCTGACCATGAGCACGCTGTGGGAGTGCGATGACGAGAACCCGTTCTCGACCGGCCACGAGGAGCGCATGTACGTGACCGAGCACTGGCGCGACTTCGCCCTGGCCCTGCCGGTGAAGGGGTTCGCTCCGTGGATGCAGCGCCCCGTGGACAGCCCGCACGGGCGAGCGTTCGCCTACTGCACCGCCGATTCGTTCGTGCTGGGTGCAGTACTCGAACGCGCCACCGGCGAAGCCCTGGCCGACTATGCCGCACGCGTACTGGAACGGCCGCTGGGCATTGCCCAAAGCCACTGGAACCGCTCGCCGGAGGGCATCGGCATGGGCGGTGGCGGCA from Stenotrophomonas sp. 704A1 includes these protein-coding regions:
- a CDS encoding serine hydrolase domain-containing protein; this encodes MRSTLTVCGLLLGLCIAPCHAAPRAPDPARLQALEQAIARDELKQIRSVLLQVDGTVVYEGYFNGADAHTLHDVRSASKSVTALLVGAAIGDGHLPGLQARVYDYFPDFTARHEVDPRLRGTTVEDLLTMSTLWECDDENPFSTGHEERMYVTEHWRDFALALPVKGFAPWMQRPVDSPHGRAFAYCTADSFVLGAVLERATGEALADYAARVLERPLGIAQSHWNRSPEGIGMGGGGTRYRSRDLARFGQLVLDGGRWQGRQLVPAAYIAAMTRAQAQAGDGSDYGYQWWGLKLGLQDTPTVWAMSGNGGNYVFVLPRQRAVAVVTSQAYNRSFAHPQSRRILTEFLLPALR